One window from the genome of Chroococcidiopsis sp. TS-821 encodes:
- a CDS encoding ABC transporter ATP-binding protein/permease: MRATSFAIASPENHLQAALVRQRDVQSRGQRLVNLPLIAMATVVEVGIFSVISLGTLFVLQGSLSIAALFALVAIAMRFSEPLAQLTGLASVFDLMEIGLERIEALMSIPPLFVQTPPAQLNSFDITFENVSFRYADQSEWTLQDVSFLFA, encoded by the coding sequence ATGCGGGCAACTTCCTTTGCGATCGCTTCACCAGAAAATCATTTGCAAGCTGCACTCGTTCGTCAACGTGATGTGCAATCAAGAGGACAACGATTGGTAAATTTACCGCTGATTGCTATGGCAACTGTCGTTGAAGTTGGTATTTTTAGCGTCATCAGCCTAGGAACACTATTTGTTTTGCAAGGAAGTCTTTCGATTGCGGCGTTATTTGCACTAGTGGCGATCGCTATGCGCTTTAGCGAACCACTTGCTCAACTTACAGGGCTTGCAAGCGTCTTCGACTTAATGGAAATTGGATTAGAGCGGATCGAAGCCTTGATGAGTATTCCTCCTCTTTTTGTACAAACACCACCCGCGCAACTTAATTCTTTTGACATTACTTTCGAAAATGTTTCGTTTCGCTACGCCGATCAATCCGAATGGACGCTACAAGATGTATCATTTCTATTTGCCTGA
- a CDS encoding LptF/LptG family permease, with amino-acid sequence MTIASHKSTKFPSLMPFSVMDRYIAMELLPPFLFGVGAFSSVGVAIGTVFDLVRRVVESGLPIEIALQVFLLQFPSFVVLAFPMSTLLAVLMTYSRFSSDSELIALRGCGISVYRIALPAIILSLVVTGITFLFNEQIVPASNYQATLTLNQALKRETPTFQEENIIYPEYQEVKQADGNNRRILSRLFYADRFDGRTMSGLTIIDRSKEGLNQIVMADSATWNPQQNVWDFFNGTIYLVSADSSYRNIVRFEHQQLQLPRAPLDVASRGRDYDEMNIAEARDRLEKIRYSGDEQKIRKLRVRIQEKIAFPFVCVVFGLVGAALGTKPQRRAGKATSFGISVVVIFTYYLFAFICSALGVAGILTPVTSAWLPNVFGFTAGGLLLVRAAR; translated from the coding sequence ATGACAATCGCTAGTCACAAATCTACTAAATTTCCATCACTGATGCCTTTTTCCGTCATGGATCGCTATATTGCGATGGAACTGCTACCACCGTTTTTATTTGGTGTGGGTGCTTTTTCCTCGGTAGGAGTTGCGATCGGTACTGTATTTGATTTGGTACGGCGAGTCGTTGAATCAGGACTACCTATAGAAATTGCTTTGCAAGTGTTTCTCTTGCAATTTCCCTCGTTTGTCGTATTGGCTTTTCCGATGTCCACGTTGTTGGCTGTATTGATGACTTACAGTCGCTTTTCTAGTGATAGCGAGTTGATTGCCCTGCGTGGCTGTGGAATCAGCGTTTATCGCATTGCCTTACCTGCAATTATTCTTAGCCTTGTTGTTACCGGAATTACGTTTTTATTTAACGAGCAAATTGTACCAGCATCAAATTATCAAGCGACGCTTACTTTAAATCAAGCGCTCAAGCGCGAAACACCAACATTTCAAGAAGAAAATATTATTTATCCTGAATATCAAGAAGTGAAACAAGCCGATGGCAACAACAGGCGGATTTTGTCGCGGTTATTTTATGCCGATCGCTTTGACGGTCGAACGATGTCTGGCTTGACAATTATCGATCGCTCGAAAGAAGGTTTAAATCAAATTGTCATGGCAGATTCTGCAACATGGAACCCGCAACAAAATGTTTGGGATTTTTTTAATGGTACAATTTATCTTGTTTCTGCGGATAGTTCTTATCGCAACATTGTCAGGTTTGAACACCAACAATTACAGTTACCGCGCGCGCCTTTAGATGTTGCTAGCAGAGGGCGAGATTATGATGAAATGAATATTGCCGAAGCGCGCGATCGCTTAGAAAAAATTCGCTATAGCGGTGACGAACAGAAAATCCGCAAACTGAGAGTTCGGATTCAAGAAAAAATTGCATTTCCATTTGTCTGTGTTGTTTTTGGCTTAGTCGGTGCTGCATTAGGAACTAAACCGCAACGCCGTGCGGGAAAAGCAACTAGCTTCGGTATTAGTGTAGTCGTTATTTTTACATATTATTTGTTCGCTTTTATTTGTAGTGCTTTAGGAGTAGCAGGTATTCTGACTCCTGTGACATCAGCTTGGCTACCCAATGTTTTTGGTTTTACGGCAGGTGGGCTATTGTTAGTTCGTGCAGCAAGGTAG
- the lptB gene encoding LPS export ABC transporter ATP-binding protein, whose protein sequence is MKKIVLENIHKSYGKRVIVNRVNLSVAQGEVVGLLGPNGAGKTTTFYIATGLEKPNEGTVWLDDRDITALPMHQRARLGIGYLAQEPSIFRNLSVRDNLLLVLQQTNVPRREWQYRLNELLREFRLEKVANTKGIQVSGGERRRTELARALAAGRHGPNFLFLDEPFAGVDPIAVAEIQAMVKKLRDRQIGILITDHNVRETLAITDRAYIMREGQILAAGNAEELYNDPLVRQYYLGDKFQI, encoded by the coding sequence GTGAAAAAGATTGTCTTAGAAAATATCCACAAATCCTACGGTAAGCGCGTGATTGTCAATCGCGTTAACCTTTCAGTTGCGCAAGGTGAAGTTGTGGGGCTGCTTGGTCCCAATGGTGCGGGGAAAACAACAACCTTCTACATCGCCACAGGTTTAGAAAAACCCAACGAAGGAACCGTGTGGTTAGACGATCGCGACATCACAGCCCTCCCAATGCATCAACGCGCGCGATTAGGTATTGGCTATTTAGCACAAGAACCAAGTATTTTTCGTAACCTCAGCGTTAGAGATAATCTCTTATTAGTTTTACAACAAACGAATGTCCCTCGGCGCGAATGGCAGTACCGCTTAAATGAACTGCTACGCGAATTTCGGCTAGAAAAAGTCGCAAACACCAAGGGAATTCAAGTTTCCGGTGGCGAACGCCGACGTACCGAATTAGCAAGGGCTTTAGCCGCGGGACGCCATGGACCAAATTTTTTATTCTTAGACGAACCATTTGCAGGTGTTGACCCAATCGCTGTCGCCGAAATTCAAGCTATGGTAAAGAAGTTACGCGATCGCCAAATTGGTATCCTAATTACCGACCACAATGTCCGCGAGACGCTGGCAATTACCGATCGCGCCTATATTATGCGTGAAGGACAAATTCTCGCAGCAGGTAACGCCGAGGAACTCTACAACGATCCTTTAGTACGGCAATACTATTTAGGTGACAAATTTCAAATTTAG
- a CDS encoding ABC transporter ATP-binding protein, translating into MEAVKPQLPFSLADEADVQQGSIRIGGVDVRQIEPSQLMRYISAVFQDAYLFDDTIRNNIRMAKPDATDAEVEIAARAANCHEFISRLPKGYDTSVGEIGSTLSGGERQRISIARAILKEAPIVLLDEPTSVLDTESEVAVQQAIDQLVSNKTVIVIAHRLSTVVGADSILVLEDGRIVERGTHSELLSHQGRYATLWNAQQYAQGWRIAA; encoded by the coding sequence CTGGAAGCGGTAAAACCACAATTACCCTTCTCATTAGCCGATGAAGCTGACGTACAACAAGGTAGTATTCGCATCGGTGGAGTAGATGTACGCCAAATAGAACCAAGTCAACTCATGCGCTATATTTCTGCGGTATTTCAAGATGCCTATTTATTCGATGACACGATTCGCAACAATATCCGCATGGCTAAACCTGACGCGACAGATGCTGAAGTTGAAATCGCTGCACGCGCCGCAAATTGTCATGAGTTCATTAGCCGTTTACCCAAGGGTTACGATACTTCTGTTGGTGAAATTGGCAGTACGCTATCCGGTGGAGAACGTCAACGCATTTCAATCGCGCGTGCAATTCTCAAAGAAGCGCCAATTGTTCTGTTAGATGAACCCACGTCAGTTTTGGATACCGAAAGTGAGGTTGCTGTACAACAAGCAATCGATCAACTTGTTTCTAATAAAACCGTGATAGTCATTGCTCACCGTCTATCTACCGTTGTTGGTGCAGATTCGATTTTAGTTTTAGAAGATGGGCGTATCGTAGAGCGAGGTACTCATTCAGAACTTTTGTCACACCAAGGACGCTACGCTACACTATGGAATGCACAGCAGTACGCTCAGGGATGGCGAATTGCAGCTTGA